In the genome of Ensifer adhaerens, one region contains:
- a CDS encoding Uncharacterized membrane protein YhaH, DUF805 family, which yields MKELLFAFQGRINRKKIWFAFLIHLVAAGLVGLVFSILWNVFPGTIGEDGTFHVEGSASIPYFVVGAAYLVFAIWSGLAVAVKRAHDRERSGWFILIQLIPLIGPIWFLIEAYLLKGTIGPNRFGEDPLQA from the coding sequence ATGAAAGAGCTTCTTTTCGCATTCCAGGGCCGTATCAACCGCAAGAAGATATGGTTCGCATTTTTGATCCATTTGGTCGCCGCAGGCCTTGTTGGCCTGGTCTTCTCCATCCTCTGGAACGTCTTTCCGGGCACGATCGGTGAAGACGGCACCTTCCATGTCGAAGGTTCGGCATCAATTCCCTATTTCGTGGTGGGTGCGGCCTATCTGGTGTTCGCCATCTGGTCCGGTCTTGCCGTAGCTGTGAAGCGCGCGCATGACCGTGAAAGGTCCGGCTGGTTCATCCTGATCCAGCTGATCCCGCTGATCGGGCCGATCTGGTTTCTCATCGAAGCATATTTGCTGAAGGGCACGATTGGTCCGAACCGCTTCGGCGAAGACCCGCTTCAGGCCTGA
- a CDS encoding dCTP deaminase: MTRTTGILADKALKALFDAGKLKSEAALDHDQIQPASLDLRLGAKAFRVRASFLPGPHHLVADKLDRLKLHVIDLTEGAVLETGCVYIVPLMESLALDPGMSASANPKSSTGRLDIFTRVITDRAQEFDKIPAGYTGPLYLEISPRTFPIVVRRGSRLSQIRFRIGNALLTEQEVKSLHASEGLVAATEPNVSGAGIALSIDLEGTGPDGLIGYRGKHHTAVVDVDRKGAHDLHDFWEPLYGRGRNELILDPDEFYILVSREAVHVPPLYAAEMTPFDPLVGEFRVHYAGFFDPGFGHAAAGGKGSRAVLEVRSHEVPFILEHGQIVGRLVYEHMLEQPQALYGSGVGSNYQAQGLKLSKHFRS, translated from the coding sequence ATGACCCGCACCACCGGAATTCTGGCCGACAAGGCGCTCAAGGCTCTTTTCGATGCCGGCAAGCTCAAGAGCGAGGCCGCGCTCGACCATGATCAGATCCAGCCCGCCAGCCTCGATTTGAGGCTCGGCGCAAAGGCGTTTCGCGTCCGCGCCAGCTTCCTGCCTGGCCCGCATCATCTCGTCGCCGACAAGCTCGACCGGCTGAAGCTCCATGTCATCGATCTGACCGAAGGCGCTGTTCTGGAAACCGGCTGTGTCTATATCGTGCCGCTGATGGAGAGCCTTGCGCTTGATCCCGGCATGTCGGCCTCCGCCAATCCGAAAAGCTCGACCGGCCGCCTCGATATTTTCACCCGCGTCATCACCGATCGCGCCCAGGAATTCGACAAGATCCCGGCCGGCTATACGGGCCCGCTCTATCTGGAAATCTCGCCGCGCACCTTCCCGATCGTCGTGCGCCGTGGCTCGCGCCTGTCCCAGATCCGTTTCCGCATCGGCAATGCGCTGCTGACCGAGCAGGAGGTCAAGAGCCTGCATGCGAGCGAAGGCCTGGTAGCCGCGACCGAACCGAATGTCTCCGGCGCCGGCATTGCGCTTTCCATCGACCTCGAAGGCACGGGCCCGGATGGCCTTATCGGCTATCGCGGCAAGCATCACACGGCAGTTGTCGATGTCGATCGGAAGGGAGCGCATGACCTGCATGACTTCTGGGAGCCGCTCTATGGCCGTGGCCGCAACGAGCTGATCCTCGATCCGGACGAGTTCTACATTCTCGTCTCCCGCGAGGCGGTCCACGTGCCGCCGCTCTACGCGGCCGAAATGACGCCCTTCGATCCGCTCGTCGGCGAATTCCGCGTCCATTATGCCGGTTTCTTCGACCCAGGCTTCGGCCACGCCGCCGCGGGCGGCAAGGGTTCGCGCGCGGTGCTGGAAGTGCGCAGCCACGAGGTGCCCTTCATCCTCGAACACGGCCAGATCGTCGGCCGTCTGGTCTATGAGCACATGCTGGAACAGCCGCAGGCGCTCTATGGCTCGGGCGTCGGCTCCAATTATCAGGCGCAAGGCCTGAAGCTTTCCAAGCATTTCAGAAGCTGA
- a CDS encoding O-succinylhomoserine sulfhydrylase encodes MTRNWKPATKLVHGGSLRSQFGEMSEAIFLTQGFLYETSAAAEARFKGEDDGFIYARYGSPTNDMFEKRMCLLEGAEDARATASGMAAISAAILCQLKAGDHIVAARALFGSCRYIVETLAPRYGIGCTLVDGRDLANWEKAIQPNTKVMFLESPTNPTLEVIDIAGVAKLANQIGAKLVVDNVFATPLFQHPLDLGAHVVVYSATKHIDGQGRCLGGIILSSKDWIDENLHDYFRHTGPAMSPFNAWTLLKGLETLPLRVKQQTENAARVADFLADHKAVAKVIYPGRADHPQADIIAKQMTGGSTLVAFEMKGGKEAAFALQDALDVICISNNLGDAKSLITHPATTTHKNLKEEARAELGLTDGTVRLSLGIEDGDDLIADLEQALAKVRV; translated from the coding sequence ATGACCAGGAATTGGAAGCCCGCAACCAAACTCGTACATGGCGGATCGCTGCGCTCGCAATTCGGCGAGATGTCCGAGGCTATCTTCCTCACCCAAGGGTTCCTCTACGAGACGTCCGCTGCCGCGGAAGCCCGCTTCAAGGGCGAGGATGACGGCTTCATCTACGCCCGCTACGGCTCGCCGACGAACGACATGTTCGAAAAGCGCATGTGCCTGCTGGAAGGCGCCGAAGACGCCCGCGCCACGGCCTCCGGCATGGCCGCGATCTCGGCCGCCATTCTCTGCCAGCTGAAGGCCGGCGATCATATCGTCGCCGCCCGCGCCCTGTTCGGGTCCTGCCGCTATATCGTCGAGACCCTTGCCCCCAGATATGGCATCGGTTGCACGCTGGTAGACGGCCGCGATCTCGCCAATTGGGAAAAGGCCATCCAGCCGAACACCAAGGTGATGTTCCTGGAAAGCCCGACCAACCCGACGCTGGAAGTCATCGACATTGCCGGCGTCGCCAAGCTCGCCAACCAGATTGGCGCGAAACTGGTTGTCGACAACGTGTTCGCCACCCCGCTCTTCCAGCACCCGCTCGATCTCGGCGCCCATGTCGTCGTCTATTCGGCGACCAAGCATATCGACGGTCAGGGCCGTTGCCTCGGCGGCATCATCCTCTCCTCCAAGGACTGGATCGACGAGAACCTGCACGACTATTTCCGCCATACGGGTCCCGCCATGTCGCCGTTCAATGCCTGGACGCTGCTGAAGGGTCTCGAGACGCTTCCGCTGCGCGTCAAGCAGCAGACGGAAAATGCCGCCCGCGTCGCCGATTTCCTCGCCGACCACAAGGCGGTCGCCAAGGTCATCTATCCGGGCCGCGCCGATCATCCGCAGGCCGATATCATCGCCAAGCAGATGACCGGCGGATCGACGCTCGTCGCCTTTGAAATGAAGGGCGGCAAGGAAGCGGCCTTTGCGCTTCAAGATGCTCTGGACGTGATCTGCATCTCCAACAATCTCGGCGACGCCAAGAGCCTGATCACGCATCCGGCCACAACGACGCACAAGAACCTGAAGGAAGAGGCCCGCGCCGAGCTTGGCCTGACCGACGGCACCGTGCGCCTGTCACTCGGCATCGAGGATGGCGACGATCTGATCGCGGATCTGGAACAGGCGCTGGCGAAGGTCAGGGTTTGA
- a CDS encoding Nucleotidyl transferase AbiEii toxin, Type IV TA system, with the protein MLSAMAAFWCEPVIDFKRPEHNKIAGLLRHLDAGFLFENLCWFGGGTAIVLTHGEYRRSLDLDFLCSDNDGYRNIRNAVFDRGLAVLFSPHVRQLRDTRADAYGVRTLIEYDGLAIKFEIVREARVQLTGALSSQLNVPLLATDDMFAEKLLANADRCFDRAVAYRDAIDLGRLVEANGGGIPQSSIQKAEAAYGEDIARKAFGILDHLKNESEIAYAAEALDMNVKIAEAAIDAFREAARRAWPGAAIVKP; encoded by the coding sequence ATGCTTTCGGCCATGGCCGCCTTCTGGTGTGAGCCCGTGATCGACTTCAAACGTCCGGAACACAACAAAATCGCAGGGCTGCTTCGGCATCTGGACGCAGGGTTTCTATTTGAAAACCTATGCTGGTTCGGAGGCGGAACAGCCATAGTGCTGACCCACGGTGAGTACCGCCGTTCGCTCGACTTGGACTTTCTGTGCTCTGACAATGACGGCTATCGAAACATCCGCAACGCGGTTTTTGACCGCGGACTTGCAGTGCTGTTTTCGCCTCACGTCAGGCAGCTCCGCGATACTCGCGCGGATGCCTACGGCGTTCGAACTCTGATCGAATACGACGGTCTGGCGATCAAATTTGAAATCGTAAGGGAAGCGCGTGTTCAGCTGACAGGCGCGCTCTCGTCCCAACTCAATGTGCCTTTGCTCGCAACAGACGACATGTTCGCCGAGAAGCTCCTGGCAAATGCTGACCGCTGTTTCGACCGTGCGGTCGCGTATCGTGACGCGATTGATTTGGGGCGCCTTGTTGAGGCGAACGGGGGCGGCATTCCGCAGAGTTCTATCCAAAAAGCCGAGGCGGCTTATGGCGAGGATATCGCGCGCAAGGCGTTCGGCATTCTCGATCATCTTAAGAACGAGAGCGAGATTGCCTATGCTGCGGAAGCACTCGATATGAATGTGAAGATCGCGGAAGCCGCCATTGACGCCTTCCGCGAAGCAGCGCGCCGGGCGTGGCCCGGCGCGGCAATCGTCAAACCCTGA
- a CDS encoding high-affinity iron transporter, whose protein sequence is MLGALIIVFREVFEAGLVIGIVLAATRLVAGSRWWIAGGVLAGIAGSALLAMFAEVVSKWADGFGQELFNAGVLAIAVGMLVWHNLWMARHGRELAAELTAAGQAVSEGSRPLAALAIVVGVAVLREGAEIALFMYGIVLAGGDSWSSLALGSVLGIVLGGGVSALTYLGLVKIPTRYLFSVTSGLITLLAASMASQSAALLLASGKVNVLSATAWDTSWLIDEGSILGRLLHTLIGYAQSPSELQVLVYVVTLVSIVVLTRALSPNHAPRAAAAGR, encoded by the coding sequence ATGCTCGGCGCGCTTATCATCGTCTTCCGTGAAGTCTTCGAGGCCGGTCTCGTCATCGGCATCGTGCTCGCCGCGACCCGTCTGGTCGCCGGCAGCCGCTGGTGGATTGCGGGCGGCGTTCTCGCCGGTATTGCTGGCAGCGCGCTTCTTGCCATGTTCGCCGAAGTCGTGTCGAAATGGGCCGATGGTTTCGGGCAGGAGCTCTTCAATGCCGGCGTTCTTGCCATCGCCGTCGGTATGCTCGTCTGGCATAATCTCTGGATGGCCCGCCATGGCCGCGAACTCGCCGCCGAACTGACCGCCGCCGGTCAGGCCGTCAGCGAAGGCAGCCGGCCGCTCGCGGCGCTTGCCATCGTGGTCGGCGTTGCCGTGCTCCGCGAAGGTGCCGAAATCGCCCTCTTCATGTACGGGATCGTGCTCGCCGGCGGCGACAGCTGGTCCTCGCTGGCGCTGGGGTCGGTCCTCGGGATCGTTCTAGGCGGCGGTGTCTCGGCATTGACGTATCTCGGCCTCGTGAAAATCCCGACCCGCTACCTATTCTCCGTCACTTCCGGCCTGATCACGCTGCTCGCCGCCAGCATGGCATCCCAAAGCGCAGCACTTCTTCTCGCCTCCGGAAAGGTGAATGTCCTGTCTGCCACCGCCTGGGACACGTCGTGGCTGATCGACGAAGGCAGCATCCTCGGCCGCCTTCTGCACACGCTGATTGGTTATGCTCAAAGTCCGAGCGAGCTGCAGGTCCTGGTCTACGTCGTGACGCTTGTTTCGATCGTGGTTCTGACCAGGGCGCTTTCGCCTAACCATGCGCCGCGCGCGGCTGCGGCGGGGCGGTAA
- a CDS encoding Plastocyanin, translated as MQMRKFQIIAAMSAAAMAVMSFSASAEDMKTYEITVKDKVFTPAEITVKAGEPFRIKLKNAGPMPVELESSKLGFEKVAAGFSDILVNVRAQAPGTYAFFDDFHPKETIGKVVVQ; from the coding sequence ATGCAGATGCGGAAGTTTCAGATCATCGCCGCCATGTCGGCTGCCGCCATGGCCGTAATGAGTTTTTCGGCCAGCGCCGAGGACATGAAGACCTACGAGATCACCGTGAAGGACAAGGTCTTCACACCCGCCGAGATCACGGTCAAGGCGGGCGAGCCCTTCCGCATCAAGTTGAAAAACGCCGGTCCGATGCCTGTCGAGCTGGAATCGTCGAAGCTCGGTTTCGAAAAGGTCGCCGCGGGCTTCTCCGACATTCTGGTCAATGTCCGGGCACAGGCGCCGGGCACATACGCCTTCTTCGATGACTTCCATCCCAAGGAAACCATCGGCAAGGTCGTCGTCCAGTAA
- a CDS encoding ApaG protein has product MYRAVTRDIEVTVEPFYLPEQSDPEDSRYVWGYRIVIANWSKTPVRLMHRYWHITDQNGQVDEVTGPGVIGEQPRLAPGDTYEYSSGCPLDTPSGMMFGRYQMETDEGEKFDVAIPAFSLDSPGLARTLN; this is encoded by the coding sequence ATGTATAGGGCGGTAACCCGGGACATCGAAGTGACGGTTGAGCCGTTCTACCTTCCGGAACAATCGGATCCGGAAGACAGCCGTTATGTATGGGGCTACAGGATCGTCATCGCCAACTGGTCGAAGACGCCGGTGCGGCTCATGCACCGTTATTGGCACATTACGGACCAGAACGGTCAGGTGGACGAAGTGACGGGACCGGGCGTGATCGGCGAACAGCCGCGGCTCGCGCCGGGCGACACGTATGAATATTCCTCGGGGTGTCCGCTCGACACGCCCTCCGGCATGATGTTCGGGCGCTATCAGATGGAGACGGACGAGGGCGAAAAATTCGACGTCGCCATTCCAGCCTTCTCGCTGGATTCCCCGGGGCTGGCGCGGACGCTGAACTGA
- a CDS encoding molecular chaperone Hsp33, whose amino-acid sequence MSDMTANLGEFDFAGDDNVVPFQVEGLDVRGRAVQLGPMLDTILARHDYPLPVARLLAEAVALTVLLGTSLKFEGKFIVQTQGDGPVDLLVADFSTPDSLRAYARYDEERLQEAMDEGLTSPPDLLGSGILAFTIDQGTHMGRYQGIVEMDGSSLEDIAMVYFRQSEQIPTAVRLSVAELLDRDEAGKPRHRWRAGGLIAQFLPEAPERMRQADLPGGDGDEGHEIEEDDNWTEARSLVATIDADELTDPQVGAERLLYRLFHERGVRVFEPQKVYDRCSCSRDKIAGVLRGLEAEEVDQGFEDGVITVTCEFCSQVYRYTAEEVESVRAEA is encoded by the coding sequence ATGTCAGACATGACAGCCAATCTCGGCGAATTCGATTTCGCCGGAGACGACAACGTCGTTCCGTTCCAGGTCGAGGGCCTCGATGTGCGCGGTCGCGCCGTGCAGCTCGGACCGATGCTCGACACCATCCTTGCCCGTCACGACTATCCGCTGCCGGTCGCGCGTCTTCTGGCCGAAGCGGTCGCGCTGACCGTTCTTTTGGGGACCTCGCTGAAATTCGAAGGCAAGTTCATCGTGCAGACCCAAGGTGATGGGCCCGTCGATCTTCTGGTCGCGGATTTCTCGACGCCCGACAGCCTGCGAGCCTATGCCCGCTATGACGAGGAGCGCCTGCAGGAAGCGATGGACGAGGGACTGACCTCTCCGCCCGACTTGCTGGGAAGCGGCATCCTCGCTTTCACGATCGACCAGGGCACGCATATGGGCCGCTACCAGGGCATCGTCGAGATGGATGGCTCGAGCCTCGAGGATATCGCCATGGTCTATTTCCGCCAGTCGGAACAGATCCCGACGGCGGTCCGGCTCAGCGTCGCCGAACTGCTCGACCGCGACGAGGCCGGCAAGCCGCGCCATCGCTGGCGCGCCGGCGGTCTCATCGCGCAGTTCCTGCCCGAGGCGCCGGAGCGCATGCGCCAGGCGGACCTTCCGGGCGGTGACGGCGACGAAGGCCACGAGATCGAAGAAGACGACAACTGGACCGAGGCCCGCAGCCTCGTCGCCACGATCGACGCGGACGAACTGACCGACCCGCAGGTCGGCGCGGAACGTTTGCTCTATCGTCTCTTCCATGAACGCGGCGTGCGCGTGTTCGAGCCGCAGAAGGTCTATGATCGCTGCTCCTGCTCACGCGACAAGATCGCCGGCGTTCTGCGCGGCCTTGAGGCCGAAGAGGTCGATCAGGGCTTCGAGGACGGCGTGATCACGGTCACCTGCGAATTCTGTTCGCAGGTCTATCGCTACACGGCGGAAGAGGTGGAATCGGTGCGCGCCGAAGCGTGA
- a CDS encoding ornithine carbamoyltransferase, which produces MASPKHFLDLSAVSAGELRAIMNDALARKKATKAGTADQPLKGKMLAMIFEKPSTRTRVSFDVGMRQLGGETLFLSGTEMQLGRAETIGDTAKVLSRFVDAIMIRTTAHSRLLELAEHATVPVINALTDDTHPCQIMADIMTFEEHRGPVKGKMIAWTGDGNNVLHSFVEGAAQFGYRMNMAVPMGSEPDDRFLNWARNKGAELMLTHDADRAVAGADCIVTDTWVSMNQEHKARGHNIFMPYQVNKELMAKADKDALFMHCLPAHRGEEVTDEVIDGPQSVVFDEAENRLHAQKSILAWCLGVI; this is translated from the coding sequence ATGGCCTCTCCGAAGCATTTCCTCGATCTTTCCGCCGTTTCCGCCGGCGAGCTGCGCGCCATCATGAATGACGCGCTGGCCCGCAAGAAGGCGACGAAGGCGGGCACCGCTGACCAGCCGCTGAAAGGCAAGATGCTGGCGATGATCTTCGAGAAGCCCTCGACCCGCACCCGCGTGTCCTTCGATGTCGGCATGCGCCAGCTCGGTGGCGAGACGCTGTTCCTGTCGGGCACCGAAATGCAGCTTGGCCGCGCGGAGACCATTGGCGATACCGCCAAGGTCCTGTCGCGCTTTGTGGATGCGATCATGATCCGCACCACGGCGCATTCGCGCCTGCTGGAACTTGCCGAGCATGCGACCGTTCCGGTCATCAATGCGCTGACCGACGACACGCATCCCTGCCAGATCATGGCCGACATCATGACCTTCGAGGAGCACCGCGGCCCGGTGAAGGGCAAGATGATCGCTTGGACCGGTGACGGCAACAACGTGCTGCATTCCTTCGTCGAAGGGGCGGCCCAGTTCGGCTACCGCATGAACATGGCCGTACCGATGGGCTCCGAGCCTGATGACCGCTTCCTCAACTGGGCGCGCAACAAGGGCGCCGAGCTGATGCTGACGCATGACGCCGACCGCGCTGTGGCCGGCGCCGATTGCATCGTCACCGACACCTGGGTGTCGATGAACCAGGAGCACAAGGCGCGCGGCCACAACATTTTCATGCCCTATCAGGTCAACAAAGAGCTGATGGCCAAGGCCGACAAGGACGCGCTCTTCATGCATTGCCTGCCGGCGCATCGCGGCGAGGAAGTGACGGACGAGGTCATCGACGGCCCGCAGTCTGTGGTCTTCGACGAAGCCGAAAACCGCCTCCATGCGCAGAAATCCATTCTCGCCTGGTGCCTTGGCGTCATCTGA
- a CDS encoding acetylornithine/N-succinyldiaminopimelate aminotransferase yields the protein MAEATPLYDSYSRAPLRFERGEGVWLIAENGERYLDFAAGVAVNSLGHSHPHLVETLKAQAEKLWHTSNLYEAPGQERLASRLVANTFADKVFFTNSGAEAIECAIKTARRYHFHKGHPEKFHIITFDGAFHGRTTATIAAGGNEKYIEGFGPKAPGFDKVPFGDLDAVKAAITEATAGILIEPVQGEGGVRPVDPEFLRALRTICDDHGLLLILDEVQSGVGRTGRLFAHEWAGITPDIMGIAKGIGGGFPFGACLATDEAASGMVAGTHGSTYGGNPLAMAVGNAVLDVVLGDGFLEHVNDMSLVFRQGLESLKDRYPDEIVEVRGQGLLLGIKAKRPVADLIKAVRAEKMLGVGAGDNVMRLVPPLTVTAEEIREGLTRIERALDHLKAAA from the coding sequence ATGGCCGAAGCCACGCCGCTTTATGACAGTTATTCCCGTGCGCCGCTCCGTTTCGAGCGCGGCGAGGGCGTCTGGCTCATTGCGGAAAATGGCGAGCGATATCTCGATTTCGCAGCCGGCGTGGCGGTGAATTCGCTGGGCCATTCGCATCCGCATCTGGTCGAGACGCTGAAGGCGCAGGCCGAGAAGCTTTGGCATACGTCGAACCTCTATGAGGCTCCGGGCCAGGAACGGCTGGCCAGCCGCCTCGTCGCCAATACCTTCGCCGACAAGGTCTTCTTCACCAATTCCGGTGCCGAAGCGATCGAATGCGCCATCAAGACGGCGCGCCGCTATCACTTCCACAAGGGCCATCCGGAGAAGTTCCATATCATCACCTTCGACGGTGCCTTCCATGGCCGTACGACGGCGACGATCGCCGCCGGCGGCAATGAAAAGTACATTGAAGGCTTCGGCCCCAAGGCTCCGGGTTTCGACAAGGTGCCTTTCGGCGATCTCGATGCGGTCAAGGCCGCCATCACCGAGGCAACTGCCGGCATTCTGATCGAGCCCGTGCAGGGCGAGGGCGGTGTGCGCCCGGTCGATCCGGAATTCCTGCGCGCGCTGCGCACCATCTGCGACGATCACGGCCTGTTGCTGATCCTCGACGAAGTGCAGAGCGGCGTCGGCCGCACCGGCCGCCTCTTCGCGCATGAATGGGCCGGCATCACGCCCGACATCATGGGCATCGCCAAGGGCATTGGCGGCGGCTTCCCGTTCGGCGCCTGCCTGGCAACCGACGAGGCCGCTTCCGGCATGGTCGCCGGCACGCATGGCTCGACCTATGGCGGCAACCCGCTCGCCATGGCCGTCGGCAATGCCGTACTCGACGTTGTTCTGGGCGATGGCTTCCTCGAACATGTCAACGACATGAGCCTCGTCTTCCGGCAGGGGCTGGAATCGCTGAAGGACCGTTATCCGGACGAAATCGTGGAAGTGCGCGGCCAGGGCCTGCTGCTCGGCATCAAGGCGAAGCGCCCGGTTGCCGATCTGATCAAGGCCGTGCGTGCGGAAAAGATGCTGGGCGTTGGCGCTGGTGACAATGTCATGCGCCTCGTTCCGCCGCTCACCGTCACGGCTGAAGAAATCCGCGAAGGTCTCACCCGCATCGAACGGGCGCTCGACCATCTCAAGGCTGCGGCATAA
- a CDS encoding polyphosphate kinase 2, PA0141 family codes for MADQKSRAVELEFDGKKRVFDVDDPHLPEWIEEAALDSGGYPYKKKLKEEDYQIELYSLQKELVKVQFWLQKTGKRVMSVFEGRDAAGKGGSIAATLAYMNPRSARVVALTKPTETERGQWYLQRYVSHFPTAGEFVAFDRSWYNRAGVEPVMGFCTQDEYKAFLKATPEFERLIVNDGIYLFKFWLNIGREMQLKRFHDRRHDPLKVWKLSDMDIAALTKWDDYSKARDKMLKETHTKHAPWTVIRANDKRRARLNLIRHILHALDYDGKEKLAIGEIDNEILDGPELLKD; via the coding sequence ATGGCAGACCAGAAAAGCAGGGCGGTGGAGCTTGAATTTGACGGCAAGAAGCGGGTTTTCGATGTCGATGATCCGCATCTGCCCGAATGGATCGAGGAAGCGGCGCTCGATTCCGGTGGTTATCCCTACAAGAAGAAGCTGAAGGAAGAGGACTATCAGATCGAGCTCTATTCGCTGCAGAAGGAGCTGGTGAAGGTCCAGTTCTGGCTGCAGAAGACCGGAAAGCGCGTCATGTCGGTCTTCGAAGGCCGCGATGCCGCCGGCAAGGGCGGTTCCATTGCCGCAACGCTTGCCTACATGAACCCCCGTTCCGCTCGCGTCGTGGCGTTGACAAAGCCGACCGAGACCGAGCGTGGGCAATGGTATTTACAGCGCTATGTCAGCCATTTCCCGACTGCCGGCGAATTCGTCGCCTTCGACCGTTCCTGGTATAACCGCGCCGGCGTCGAGCCTGTCATGGGCTTCTGCACGCAGGACGAATACAAGGCCTTCCTCAAGGCCACGCCGGAATTCGAGCGGCTGATCGTCAATGACGGCATCTATCTCTTCAAGTTCTGGCTCAATATCGGCCGGGAGATGCAGCTGAAGCGCTTCCACGACCGCCGCCACGATCCGCTCAAGGTCTGGAAATTGTCCGACATGGATATCGCGGCGCTCACCAAGTGGGACGATTATTCCAAGGCGCGCGACAAGATGCTGAAGGAAACCCATACCAAGCACGCACCCTGGACCGTGATCCGCGCCAACGACAAGCGGCGCGCGCGTCTGAACCTCATCCGTCACATCCTTCATGCGCTGGATTACGACGGCAAGGAAAAGCTGGCCATCGGTGAGATCGATAACGAGATCCTGGACGGGCCGGAACTGCTGAAGGATTGA
- a CDS encoding Predicted dithiol-disulfide isomerase, DsbA family — protein MLQIDLYTEITCPWCIIGHHRLDKVLAERFPELDVNIHQHPVLLLPDAPADGLYIPDLLLKRYGVTDPKASFARPEAEARASGLDLNLSRQPWTYRTQAAHGLILAAQARGTQHKLAVAITDAHFLEAKNISDPDVLADIAVDHGFEREEARAIALDPEQHRRVEQEASRAAAAGVRSVPHFVFGGRIAINGGRSEDEIAAAIRQAAAVVTFANALG, from the coding sequence ATGCTGCAAATCGATCTGTACACGGAGATCACCTGTCCCTGGTGCATCATCGGCCATCACCGTCTCGACAAGGTTCTGGCAGAACGCTTCCCCGAACTCGACGTGAATATTCACCAACACCCGGTTCTTCTGCTTCCCGATGCACCGGCGGACGGGCTCTACATTCCCGATCTTCTCCTCAAGCGCTACGGTGTGACCGATCCGAAGGCGTCATTTGCCCGGCCCGAGGCGGAGGCTCGCGCCTCCGGCCTTGACCTCAACCTGAGCCGCCAGCCATGGACTTACAGGACACAGGCAGCACACGGGCTGATCCTGGCGGCGCAAGCACGCGGCACGCAGCACAAGCTTGCGGTCGCCATCACCGATGCCCATTTCCTGGAAGCGAAGAACATCTCGGATCCCGATGTTCTTGCGGATATCGCCGTGGACCACGGATTCGAACGGGAAGAGGCTCGCGCGATCGCCCTCGATCCCGAGCAACACCGACGTGTGGAACAAGAAGCTTCCCGAGCGGCGGCGGCCGGTGTCAGATCGGTTCCCCACTTCGTCTTCGGTGGGCGCATTGCGATCAACGGGGGACGCAGCGAGGACGAAATTGCGGCCGCTATCCGTCAAGCTGCCGCTGTCGTCACGTTCGCCAATGCGCTAGGATGA